From Nitrospirae bacterium YQR-1, a single genomic window includes:
- the nusA gene encoding transcription termination factor NusA — MSKEIRYVIEQISNEKGISKDHLRATIESAMLTAVKRKFIRNENIGLTISPESYELSVFKTKTVVKKVADNDMEISLEDALILNKNAKVGDQIADPLDIKDFGRIAAQAAKQVIMQKVREAERDVIYDKFIGKVHTVVSGVVQRKEKGMYFINIGKAEAVLPVRDTLPREYLKSGDTIRAYIASVNPSSKGPQIILSRTSASFVAELFKMEVPEINDGIVVIKDLVREPGERTKLAVFSNDHSIDPVGACVGMKGTRVQAIVRELRGERIDIIHWTNDIRVYIAKALTPAEVDKIGINEEDKTAMVVVDDLQLSLAIGKKGQNVKLAMKLTGWDIDIISESRYSKIRQDGTDKDFDDILLEQKHSN; from the coding sequence ATGAGCAAAGAAATCAGATACGTAATAGAACAGATAAGCAATGAAAAAGGGATATCGAAAGACCATTTAAGAGCCACGATAGAGTCGGCTATGCTTACTGCTGTAAAGAGGAAGTTCATAAGGAATGAAAATATTGGACTTACGATAAGCCCTGAGAGTTATGAGCTTAGTGTGTTTAAAACAAAAACTGTAGTAAAAAAGGTTGCGGATAACGATATGGAAATATCGCTTGAGGATGCACTGATATTAAATAAAAACGCAAAGGTGGGAGACCAGATAGCTGACCCCCTTGATATAAAGGACTTTGGACGTATAGCCGCCCAGGCAGCCAAACAGGTGATAATGCAAAAGGTGCGGGAAGCGGAAAGAGACGTTATTTATGATAAGTTTATAGGCAAGGTGCACACTGTGGTCTCAGGCGTAGTGCAGAGAAAAGAAAAGGGTATGTATTTTATAAATATTGGGAAGGCGGAGGCTGTGCTGCCGGTAAGGGATACTCTGCCGCGGGAATATCTTAAGTCGGGGGATACGATAAGGGCCTATATAGCCTCAGTAAACCCATCCTCAAAGGGGCCGCAGATAATACTCTCCCGTACCTCTGCTAGTTTTGTAGCAGAGCTTTTTAAGATGGAGGTTCCGGAAATTAATGACGGCATTGTTGTTATAAAAGACCTTGTCAGGGAGCCCGGAGAGAGAACAAAATTAGCCGTATTTTCTAATGACCACTCTATAGACCCGGTGGGAGCTTGTGTTGGGATGAAAGGAACCCGTGTGCAGGCCATTGTAAGGGAGCTGCGGGGAGAACGTATAGATATAATCCACTGGACCAATGACATCAGAGTCTATATAGCCAAGGCGCTGACCCCTGCCGAGGTGGACAAAATCGGCATTAACGAAGAGGACAAAACCGCCATGGTCGTTGTCGATGATTTACAGCTGTCCCTTGCTATCGGGAAAAAGGGGCAAAACGTAAAGCTTGCAATGAAACTTACCGGATGGGATATAGACATTATAAGTGAATCAAGGTACTCCAAGATACGGCAGGACGGAACCGATAAAGACTTTGACGATATTTTGTTAGAGCAAAAACATAGCAACTAA
- a CDS encoding prepilin peptidase, with protein MFYYILAFSFGLVIGSFLNVCIYRLPIEKSIVSPLSSCPHCHSFIRPWDNIPVLSYIILWGKCRNCKESISLRYPLIELLNALLYVFTLYKFQATPHSIFYMAFLSALIIIIFIDFDHMIIPDVITIPGAIAGVIAASFILPDVFNPALRLGFVNSLIGLGVGFGIFYTIAFLGEKILKKEAMGGGDIKMMAMTGAVLGWKAVLLATFAGSFIGSVYGISVIIVKGRDWQSKIPFGPFLAIGTLISLYFGRELLFLYLNAGRIF; from the coding sequence GTGTTTTATTATATATTGGCGTTTAGTTTTGGGCTGGTTATCGGCTCCTTTTTAAATGTCTGCATCTACAGACTTCCCATTGAAAAATCTATAGTAAGCCCGCTGTCATCATGTCCGCACTGTCACTCTTTTATCAGGCCGTGGGATAACATCCCCGTCCTGAGTTACATTATACTTTGGGGAAAGTGCCGGAATTGTAAGGAGAGCATCTCACTCAGATACCCGTTAATCGAGCTTTTAAATGCTCTGTTGTATGTGTTTACTTTGTATAAATTCCAAGCAACTCCTCATAGCATTTTTTACATGGCATTTTTATCGGCCTTAATAATAATAATATTTATAGACTTTGACCACATGATAATTCCCGATGTTATAACAATCCCGGGGGCAATAGCAGGAGTCATAGCGGCTTCCTTCATACTGCCCGATGTCTTTAACCCAGCGCTGAGGCTTGGATTTGTGAACTCGTTAATCGGGCTGGGTGTTGGCTTTGGCATCTTTTATACGATAGCTTTTTTGGGTGAGAAAATCTTAAAAAAAGAGGCGATGGGTGGAGGAGACATTAAAATGATGGCAATGACCGGGGCGGTGTTAGGCTGGAAGGCGGTGCTCCTTGCGACGTTTGCCGGCAGTTTTATCGGCTCAGTTTATGGAATCTCCGTGATTATTGTAAAAGGAAGAGATTGGCAGTCCAAGATTCCCTTTGGCCCGTTTTTGGCTATCGGAACACTCATCAGCCTTTATTTCGGAAGGGAATTGTTGTTTTTATATTTAAATGCCGGAAGGATTTTTTAA
- a CDS encoding substrate-binding domain-containing protein has translation MKQTLLHIFLLLVIIFGISNQASAEEKIVIEGTGDSQNLLRILAKAYEKNHQGMHIEVPDTIGTIGGIKSVADGKCVMGRTARKLKDKEKVYNLNYKEFAYSPVVFIANIDSKKPDNLSSEQIIGIFSGEITSWEELGGEKQQIYVLNRQEDDSSRNVLEQGIPGFKDIKKTAGKTAYTTPESIDILKRYKNTIGYGHISMVVNTGLTVLKIDGVYPSIRDVQNGSYKLMSPFGLVWKGELTGLAKDFVDFLFTKEAQAIIIKNGTVPAKTE, from the coding sequence ATGAAACAGACACTGCTGCACATATTTTTATTATTAGTAATAATTTTTGGAATAAGCAATCAAGCTTCAGCTGAGGAAAAAATCGTAATTGAAGGCACGGGCGACAGCCAGAATTTGCTGAGAATATTGGCAAAGGCATATGAAAAAAATCATCAGGGTATGCACATTGAAGTACCCGATACTATCGGCACTATAGGTGGTATCAAATCCGTAGCCGATGGAAAGTGCGTTATGGGAAGAACGGCACGTAAATTGAAAGACAAGGAGAAAGTGTATAACCTCAACTACAAGGAATTTGCATATAGTCCAGTCGTTTTTATTGCCAATATTGATAGCAAGAAACCTGATAATCTCAGCTCAGAGCAAATTATAGGCATATTCTCGGGCGAGATCACCTCATGGGAGGAATTAGGCGGTGAGAAGCAGCAGATATACGTATTAAACAGACAAGAGGATGATTCATCAAGGAATGTGTTGGAGCAAGGCATACCCGGATTCAAGGACATAAAAAAAACAGCCGGCAAAACAGCATATACCACGCCTGAAAGTATTGATATTTTGAAACGATATAAAAACACCATTGGTTATGGGCACATTTCTATGGTAGTAAACACAGGCTTAACAGTATTGAAAATAGATGGTGTTTATCCCTCAATTAGAGATGTTCAAAACGGCAGCTATAAATTAATGTCGCCTTTTGGACTTGTATGGAAAGGGGAACTTACCGGCCTTGCAAAAGATTTCGTTGATTTTCTTTTTACTAAAGAAGCTCAGGCAATTATAATTAAAAACGGAACAGTCCCGGCTAAGACGGAATAA